In Buchnera aphidicola (Cinara curtihirsuta), the genomic window AATTTCGATCACGAGTTGTTTTTTTTTTATTACTTATAAGTGAAGAATTAGTTTTAGTTAATAAATTAAATAAACTAGATTTTCCTACATTAGATCGACCTATTAAAGAAATAATTGGAATCATTACATTTTTTTCTCTTTACAATAAGAAGGAATATTTTTTTTATTTTTTCTAAATATATTAATCCAAGATTGATCATAAACATTATTAATTATTTTTAAAGCTAAAGGAAATTTTTTTTGTTTAATATAAACCTTTACTAAATTTAAATTTATTAAATTTTTTAAATTTTCTTCTTTAGTATACGATAAAATTTCCTTAAATATCAAAATTGATTCTGTATATTTTTTTTGAAAAAATAATTGTTTTGCCAAATTAATTCCAATAAGTGTTCCATATATATTTTTATTTTTTTTAAAAAAATTTTTTTTACACTCCAGGGAATATTTTTCTTTTTTTTGAAAATCATCTATTATTTTTACAAACTCTTCTATATTTTGATTCAATATTTTTTTTTTATTTATTTTATTCATTACAATAGTACAGATTGATAAAGATAAAATTAAAAAAAATAAAATTGAAAAAAAATATTTTTTATACGAGATAAAAAAATTTATATATTTCATATATATGATCTTTATTTTAA contains:
- a CDS encoding tetratricopeptide repeat protein produces the protein MKYINFFISYKKYFFSILFFLILSLSICTIVMNKINKKKILNQNIEEFVKIIDDFQKKEKYSLECKKNFFKKNKNIYGTLIGINLAKQLFFQKKYTESILIFKEILSYTKEENLKNLINLNLVKVYIKQKKFPLALKIINNVYDQSWINIFRKNKKNIPSYCKEKKM